From Doryrhamphus excisus isolate RoL2022-K1 chromosome 22, RoL_Dexc_1.0, whole genome shotgun sequence, one genomic window encodes:
- the LOC131109961 gene encoding phospholipid phosphatase-related protein type 4-like: MSSKERLKFGKEDSVTLLPCFYFVELPILALSVISLYFLELTDIFQPVHSGYSCNDKSLSLPYIIPQQEVCPLPLLFSLVFAIPVATILIGEAIVFCYVSRRSSTIQIETNINAAGCHFNSYIRRAVRFIGVHIFGLCVTALITDIFQLSTGQHTPYWLDVCKPNLTHMNMSSCDEAFILEDICSGQDISLIIAGRKSFPSQHATLAAFGAVYVSMYFNTVLTDSTKLLKPLLVFSFIMLAILAGLTRIIQFRNHPVDVYCGWMLGTAVAIYLGIYAVGRFQPCETKPRRRRPPSTLRKSPPPSVPSVSQSEVSNNRQVSHHMLTPSQPEPINTRTTTRTFSPNQAERILTRSSSYREPSQTSLKIANAEVKVIHPPSPLRNSDKTFNSSTLPRSHGGSSLEGGRVPRRHASIHTSMDSVRSKQLLSQWKNKNDNRKLSLQVMDGIRTASLSPQRNVELHYPVEVSAVGMATELHSGTYMPSVPGQEVHIPCYNNKISAVCVPIVNNNPMAQNGGTGLVGGPRMPIQSRPGSSQLVHIPEEENSTSKDHESESEDSTIDLVALAKQNWMRGAEKPTIPCRPLSAGGQPRLMQVMSFSKHQSLLGSPRSEDGGSVVSCTGSFRYRALTDHDPSPPASTTGATEVEGKGLERTGSIVRVEAHPEARVKKPLVKPPSTDGSGSWRWNPAEKRPSVRQAAFNINDLHRNTDSCDSLKDGGSLDGQESESAKVENKSVGEGVAYTGYPHVGYPLHPSHPNKPNTFQDPNSAKPLPPSAVIAPPFHPHPQAITTIRVTPVEGTGASSDGSSECQSVASSSRESTLRKKSVSNIHCSQDVALISDHILCQKSNLFDSESENLPPYQDNPITPPRQFQGMLSRPSPHPPPTLPRPIMYTPPPPSGLALMTSSCDVHASKR; the protein is encoded by the exons CTCCCGATTCTAGCCCTGTCTGTCATCAGTCTCTACTTCCTGGAGTTGACAGATATTTTCCAACCAGTGCATTCTGGGTACAGCTGCAACGACAAGAGTCTGTCTCTACCCTACATCATACCCCAACAGGAAGTTTGTCCTCTGCCTCTGCTCTTCAGCTTGGTGTTTGCCATTCCAGTTGCCACC ATTCTCATCGGAGAGGCCATTGTATTCTGCTACGTGTCGAGGAGGTCATCAACAATACAGATTGAGACAAATATCAATGCTGCAGGCTGTCATTTCAACTCTTACATTCGCAGGGCTGTACGCTTTATAG GTGTCCATATCTTCGGCTTGTGTGTGACAGCGCTGATAACTGACATTTTTCAGCTCTCCACCGGGCAGCACACACCTTACTGGCTGGATGTTTGCAAACCCAATTTGACACACATGAACATGTCAAGTTGTGACGAAGCCTTTATTTTGGAGGATATTTGTTCTGGACAAGACATCAGCCTCATCATTGCCGGCAG GAAATCCTTCCCTTCCCAGCATGCAACACTGGCTGCCTTTGGTGCTGTGTATGTCTCA ATGTATTTCAACACAGTACTGACAGACTCCACCAAGCTGCTGAAGCCTCTGTTGGTGTTTTCTTTCATCATGTTGGCCATCCTGGCTGGATTAACCAGGATCATCCAGTTCCGAAACCACCCTGTTGATGTCTACTGTGGATGGATGCTGGGCACGGCTGTTGCTATCTATCTG GGCATTTATGCAGTGGGACGTTTCCAGCCTTGTGAAACTAAACCGAGACGGCGACGCCCACCCTCCACCCTGAGAAAGTCTCCACCGCCTTCTGTCCCGagtgtcagccaatcagaagtgAGCAACAACCGCCAAG TGAGCCACCACATGTTGACACCCAGTCAACCAGAACCAATCAACACCAGGACCACGACCCGCACCTTCTCCCCCAATCAGGCGGAACGGATCCTCACACGAAGCTCCTCCTACCGGGAGCCCTCTCAGACCAGTCTGAAGATCGCCAATGCTGAAGTGAAGGTGATCCATCCTCCCAGCCCTTTGAGgaattctgataaaacattcaacaGCAGCACACTGCCAAG GTCCCATGGTGGCTCATCATTGGAGGGTGGTCGGGTTCCTCGGCGTCATGCCTCCATCCATACTTCCATGGATTCAGTGCGATCCAAGCAACTCCTCAGCCAATGGAAGAATAAAAACGACAACAGGAAGCTGTCCCTGCAGGTGATGGATGGCATAAGAACAGCTTCCTTGTCTCCTCAAAGAAATGTGGAGTTGCATTACCCCGTGGAAGTGTCTGCCGTGGGCATGGCTACGGAGCTCCACAGCGGAACCTACATGCCTTCGGTCCCTGGCCAGGAAGTCCACATCCCCtgctataataacaaaatatccGCCGTCTGTGTTCCAATAGTCAATAATAATCCCATGGCCCAGAACGGAGGCACCGGTCTGGTTGGTGGACCCAGAATGCCTATTCAGTCCCGCCCTGGATCTTCCCAACTGGTACACATTCCCGAGGAGGAAAATTCTACCAGCAAGGATCACGAGAGTGAATCAGAAGATAGCACTATTGATCTGGTTGCCTTGGCTAAACAAAACTGGATGAGAGGAGCAGAGAAGCCGACCATCCCCTGCCGACCGCTCAGTGCAGGCGGTCAACCCAGACTCATGCAG GTAATGTCTTTCTCAAAACACCAGAGTTTGCTCGGCTCTCCTCGATCCGAGGATGGTGGCAGCGTTGTCAGTTGCACTGGATCCTTCCGATACAGAGCTCTGACGGACCACGACCCATCACCACCCGCCTCCACGACTGGCGCCACGGAAGTGGAAG GCAAAGGTTTGGAACGAACCGGCAGTATCGTCCGTGTTGAAGCCCACCCAGAGGCAAGAGTAAAGAAGCCCTTGGTGAAACCTCCAAGCACCGATGGAAGTGGCTCTTGGCGATGGAATCCTGCAGAAAAACGTCCGTCGGTACGACAGGCAGCTTTTAACATCAACGATTTACACAGAAATACCGACAGCTGTGATTCCCTGAAGGACGGAGGGTCACTGGATGGGCAGGAGAGTGAAAGTGCCAAAGTGGAAAATAAAAGTGTCGGAGAAGGAGTCGCATACACTGGCTACCCACATGTTGGATACCCTCTACATCCGTCACATCCCAATAAACCCAACACCTTCCAGGACCCCAATTCAGCCAAACCTCTCCCCCCGAGTGCCGTGATTGCTCCTCCTTTCCACCCGCACCCTCAAGCCATCACTACCATTAGAGTCACCCCTGTTGAAGGCACTGGTGCCAGCAGCGACGGCAGCTCCGAATGCCAGTCGGTAGCGTCGTCCAGCCGGGAATCGACCTTGAGGAAAAAGAGCGTGAGCAATATTCACTGCAGCCAAGATGTGGCGCTAATCTCCGATCACATTCTCTGTCAGAAAAGCAACCTCTTTGACAGTGAAAGTGAAAACCTCCCACCTTATCAAGACAACCCCATCACCCCCCCGAGGCAATTCCAAGGAATGCTTAGTCGTCCGAGTCCGCACCCTCCGCCTACTTTGCCCCGCCCCATTATGTACACCCCTCCTCCACCTTCTGGGTTGGCTTTGATGACGAGCTCATGTGACGTTCATGCATCGAAACGTTAA